The nucleotide sequence AGCTGGGACCGAGCAACGCTGCGCCTGTTGCAAACGCTGACCGCGGCTCGGCATGCCACGCCCGCCCTGCGCCGGGGCGACTTCCGCTTTACACACGCGCAGGACGAGGCGCTGGTGTACGTGCGGGAGCACGCTGCGGGCCACGCCTACGTGGCCATCAATGCGGCCCGGACTCCGGCCCGCCTCCCCCTGCGCGACGTGCAGCCCGGCCGGTACCGCGACGCCCTGAGCGGGCAGCTGTACCGGCTGAGCGCGGAGGCGGAGGTGGAGGTGCCGGGGCGTGAAGCTGCCGTCTTGGTGCCGGCTGGCTAGTGCAGCGGCACATGTCCCGGAAACCCGATCAGCCAGTCCAGCAGGTCCCCCACCATCGCGGAGGCGGTGACCATGCCGCCCGCGCCGCCCCCCGCGAAGATGAGGGGACCGCATTCCTCACCCTCGTACACGAGGGCGTTGCGGCTGGCACCCTCGTTACAGAGGGGGTGTGTGGCGGGCAGGCGCTGCGGTGAGACGCTGGCCCGCCAGCCTGAGCCTTCGCGGTGCAGTTCGGCCACGAGCTTGATACGCTGCCCGGCAGCCCGCGCCGCCGCCACGTCTTCTGGGGTCACGTCCTCGATGCCCTGCACCCGCACGGCGGAATAGGGAAAGTCCCCGTCGGCACAGAAGCGCGCCAAGACCGTCAGCTTGTGGGCGCTGTCAAAGCCACCCACATCGAGGGTAGGCGGATCTTCGGCGTAGCCGAGGGCTTGCGCTTCGGCAAGCGCCTGGGCGTAGGTTTTGCCCCCCTCCATCTGGGTGAGGATGTAGTTGCAGGTACCGTTGAGCACCGCCTGCAGGCGGGTAAAGGTGCTCGCGCGCAACACGGTGCTCATCGGGCCGATCACCGGCGTCCCGGCCATCACGCTCGCCTCGTAGTACAGGCGCCCGGCGAGGGCGTACTCGCGCAGCTCGTCCCAGCACTCGGCAAGAAGCGCCTTGTTGGCCGTGATCACGGGCCGCCCGGAACGCAGGTAGGGGCGCAGCAGGGCCAGGGGCCCCTCGATGCCGCCAAGCACCTCGATCACCACGCTGCTTTCCTGAAGAAAGCCGGGGTCGCTGGTGAGCGGCGTGCCGGGCGGAACGTCGCGCGGCTTGGCCGCGTCGCGCACCAGCACACCATTGACCTCGATACGCACGCCCAAATCATCAAAAATCGGCTTGCGGCGCTCCAGAAGCTGCAGGATGTTTTGCCCCACCGCGCCGCAGCCCAACACGCCCACCGTCACCGTTCTCATGCGGGTGACTGTAGCGTCAGCCCGCGCGCTTACCCCTGTTGCCTGCCTTCCGGTCGTCTAGGGAGGGGCAGCGCTAGACTGCGGGTATGATGCCTGTGTCAAGTCTTCTGCTCGTTTCTGGATCGTGTCCACCGTGGTAAGCCAGCGGCTGGAGGAACTCGCTGCGGAGTTCGGCCTGGTGGAGCGGGCGCTGGGTGACCCCGCGATGCTCGCGGACCCCCGCGAGTATGCCCGGCTCACCCGCCGCCACCGTGAACTCATGCCCATCGTGACGCTGTACCGCGAGCACGCGGCGCTTTTGCGCGATCTAGAGGGCGCACGCGAACTGCTGGCGGATCCCGACATGCGCGAGCTGGCGCAGGGCGAGATGGAGAGCCTGGGGGCTCGCCTCGCCGAGATCGAGGCCGAGCTGGAAGTCCTGCTGCTCCCCACCGACCCCGACGACGCCAAGAATGTGATTCTGGAGCTGCGCGCCGGGGCCGGGGGTGCAGAGGCGGCCCTCTTTGTGACTGATCTCCTGCGGATGTATACCCGCTACGCCGAGGGGGCAGGACTCAAGCTCCATGTCCTGGACGCCTCCGAAAGCGACCTGGGCGGCGCGAGCAAGGTGGTGGCGGAGGTGACCGGGGAGTTTGCTTTCCGCGCCCTGAAGTGGGAACGCGGCGTCCACCGGGTGCAGCGGGTGCCCGCCACCGAGTCGCAGGGCCGCATCCACACCAGCACCGTCACGGTGGCCGTGCTGCCGGAAGCGGAGCAGGGTGAGGTGCAGCTTGACCCCTCTGAAGTGCGCATTGACGTCTTCCGCTCGCAGGGGGCGGGAGGACAGGGCGTCAACACCACGGACTCGGCGGTGCGCGCGGTGTACCGGCCCGGCACGCCCGACGAGATCGTGGTGGTGTGCCAAGACAGCCGCTCCCAGATCAAGAACCGCGAAAAGGCCCTCGTCGTGCTGGCCTCACGCCTTGCCGAGCGGGAGCGGGCCGCGCGGGAGGAACGCGAACGCGAGACGCGGGCGGCGCAGGTCGGCACCGGCGAGCGCAGCGAAAAAATCCGCACCTACAACTACCCGCAAAACCGGGTGACCGATCACCGGCTGGAAGGGGAACACAAGAACTTTCCGCTGGAGAGCGTCATAGAAGGCGACCTCGCGCCCATCGTCGCTGCGCTTGCCCGCCTGGAGCGCGAGCGGCAGCTTCTCGCCATGCAGGGAACCGAGGAGCCACGGGGAAGCTATGGCGCGGCGTGACCTGCTGGTCGCCGCAGGGGTCTTGCGGGACAAGTTCGGTCGAGTGCTGCTGGTGGGCAACGACTGGCAGGGCTTGGGCCGGGTGCGCTACACCCTTCCGGGGGGCATGGTCGAACCCGGCGAGACGCTTCTCGAGGCCCTTTACCGCGAGATCGCAGAGGAGACCGGCCTCAAACTCACCGGGATCAAGCACATGGCCTACACGGTCCACATCGAGGATGAGCGCCGGGGCGAACGCGCTGTTGCCGTTGCCTTTGAGGCGACCTGGGAAGGGCTCCTGAATCCTTCCGATCCCGACGGCTTCATTGTGGAGGCCCGCTTCTGTCCGCCCGACGAGGCCGTAGAGCTGTTGGAATCGCCCCCCATGCGCGAGCCGCTGCACGACTATCTGCGAACAGGCGAGCCGGGACGCTTCTACGCCTTTAAGGGATGGGACGGGCGGGGGGGCCTGCGGGTCCCGCCCCTGCGGGCCGAATCACCGCGCTAGCGGGGCGCTACACTGCCCGCCGTGACGGACACCTCCCCCACCCTGCACCTCACCGCCAGACCTGGCCGCCTCGACACGGTGCTTGCGGACCTTGCTGGAGTCAGCCGCTCGCAGGCTGCCGGGTGGATCGAAGGCGGGCGGGTGCAGGTGGGCCGCGTGGTGGTGCAGAAAGCCGGGCTGAAACTCAAAGGGGGGGAGACGCTTCTCGTGCAGCTGCCCCCGCCGCCCGAGGCCGCCATCGCTCCCGAAACGGTCCCCCTCAACGTGTTGTACGAGGATGAGAGCCTCATCGCCGTGAACAAGCCGCCCGGCATGGTGACCCACCCCGCACCGGGGGTGAGCTCCGGTACGCTGGTCAATGCCCTGCTGGGCCGGATGACGCTGCCCGAGCAACCCGGTGCGGCGGGCCCCGACGGCTACCGCCCCGGCATCGTGCACCGGCTGGACCGGGACACCAGCGGCGTGATCGTGGTCGCCAAGACGGTTGAGGCCCACGCCCGGCTTGCTGCTGCCTTCAAGGACCGCGCCACGCGCAAGACATATCTGGCCATCGCGGCCGGAACCTGGAAGGCGCAGGGTCCGCTGACCGTGAATGCGCCGGTGGGCCGCCACCCCACCGCGCGGCAGCGGATGACCGTGGGGGGCGTTCGGCCCCGCGAGGCGCAAACCCACTTCACCCCCCTCGCGGTCCACCCTGATGGACACGGGCGCACGCTGGCGCTGGTGCGGGCGCAGCCGCGTACGGGCCGAACCCACCAGATCCGGGTGCACCTCGCCCACCTGGGCAGCCCCATTCTGGGTGACCCGGTGTATGGCCGCGAAAGCGCAGTGATGCCCCGGCACGCCCTGCATGCCCACTTCCTGACGCTTCCTCACCCCGTCAGCGGCGAGCTCCTGCACCTGCACGCGCCGGTGCCGGATGACCTGCTGGGTGCCTGGGTGGCGCTGGGCGGCACCCTTCCGGCCGAGCTGGAAGAGGAGCCAGAGACAAGAAGCCCGCTGGAGTGACTCTTCTTGCCTTTTTCCCCCCGGTGGTGTAAGATTTTACTTCGTGCGCCGCTCGGGACGTTCCCGGCGGCTTGGAAAGTGCCCCCACTTTCAGGTCAAGCATTTGCTGGTCAACGGGGACGCGCTTTCCCGGAAAGGACCACAAATGAACTTTGATCAACTGATCGCGCCCGAACTCGCGGCGCGTCTCCAGGAACGCGGCATCACCGAAGCCAGCCCCATCCAGGCGGAAAGCCTGCCCCACACCCTTGCGGGGCGGGATCTCATTGGGCGCGCCCGCACGGGAACGGGCAAGACGCTGGCCTTTGCGCTGCCCATTATTCAGAACCTCGCCCCGAGCCGCGAACGGGGGCGCCTGCCGCGGGCCATCGTGATCGCGCCCACCCGCGAACTCGCCAAGCAGGTCGCAGAGGAATTCAGCAAGAGTGGACCGCAGCTGAGCACCGTGACGGTCTACGGCGGCGCGGCCTACGGGCCGCAGGAAAACGCGCTGCGCCGAGGCGTGGACGTGGTGGTCGGAACGCCCGGACGCCTGATCGACCACCTCGAGCGCGGCACGCTGGACCTCAGCGCCATCCAGTACGCCGTGCTTGACGAGGCCGATGAGATGCTGAGCGTAGGCTTTGCGGACGCGATCGAGACGATCCTTCAGAAGACGCCCGAGACGCGGCAGACCCTGCTCTTTAGCGCCACGCTGAACGACGAGATTCACCGCATTGCTCGCCAGTACCTGCGTGAACCGGTGGTGGTGGACCTGGTCGGCGAGGGCAAGAGCCAGGCCGCGCAGAGCGTCGAGCACCTCAAGGTGAAGGTGGGGCGCACCCGCACCCGTGTGCTGGCCGACCTGCTCACCGTCTACAACCCCGAAAAGGCCATCGTCTTTACCCGCACCAAACGCGAGGCCGACGAGCTGGCGCTCGAACTCATTCACCGCGGCATCGAATCCGAAGCGCTGCACGGCGACCTGGCGCAGAGCCAGCGTGAACGGGCGCTGGGCGCTTTCCGCAGCGGCCGCGTGGGCGTGCTGGTCGCCACCGACGTGGCGGCCCGCGGCCTGGACATTCCAGAAGTGGACCTGGTGGTGCAGTACCACCTGCCGCAGGACCCCGAGAGCTACGTGCACCGCTCGGGCCGCACGGGCCGCGCCGGGCGCACCGGCACCGCCATCGTGATGTACGGCGAGCGCGAAGGACGCGAGCTGCGCTTCCTGGAGCAGCGCACCGGCGTGCAGTTCAAGGAGCGCGCCCTGCCCACCCCCAAGGAGGTGCAGGCGGCAAGCGCCCGCGCCAGCGCCGACCTGGTGCGCAAGGTGGAGGCGGAGGCGGCACGGCCCTTCCAGGCCGAAGCCGAACGGCTCTTTAGCGAGCTGGGCCTCGAAGCCCTGGCCCGCGCGCTTGCCAAGATCAGCGGCGTGACCGAACCTGTTCAGGCGGCCAGCCTGCTGAGCGGCGAAGAGGGCCTGACCACCCTGATCCTGCACGGCGAACGCCTGAGCGTGCCGCGCACCGTGGCGCTCATCGCCCGCAACAGCGACGTGGACACCCGCCGCCTGGGCAAGGTGCGGCAGTGGCGCGGCGGCACGGTGGCCGACGTGCCCAGCGAGTACGTCGAGAAGCTGCTGACGGCGTCGCCGC is from Deinococcus sp. YIM 77859 and encodes:
- a CDS encoding RluA family pseudouridine synthase; the encoded protein is MTDTSPTLHLTARPGRLDTVLADLAGVSRSQAAGWIEGGRVQVGRVVVQKAGLKLKGGETLLVQLPPPPEAAIAPETVPLNVLYEDESLIAVNKPPGMVTHPAPGVSSGTLVNALLGRMTLPEQPGAAGPDGYRPGIVHRLDRDTSGVIVVAKTVEAHARLAAAFKDRATRKTYLAIAAGTWKAQGPLTVNAPVGRHPTARQRMTVGGVRPREAQTHFTPLAVHPDGHGRTLALVRAQPRTGRTHQIRVHLAHLGSPILGDPVYGRESAVMPRHALHAHFLTLPHPVSGELLHLHAPVPDDLLGAWVALGGTLPAELEEEPETRSPLE
- the prfA gene encoding peptide chain release factor 1, giving the protein MVSQRLEELAAEFGLVERALGDPAMLADPREYARLTRRHRELMPIVTLYREHAALLRDLEGARELLADPDMRELAQGEMESLGARLAEIEAELEVLLLPTDPDDAKNVILELRAGAGGAEAALFVTDLLRMYTRYAEGAGLKLHVLDASESDLGGASKVVAEVTGEFAFRALKWERGVHRVQRVPATESQGRIHTSTVTVAVLPEAEQGEVQLDPSEVRIDVFRSQGAGGQGVNTTDSAVRAVYRPGTPDEIVVVCQDSRSQIKNREKALVVLASRLAERERAAREERERETRAAQVGTGERSEKIRTYNYPQNRVTDHRLEGEHKNFPLESVIEGDLAPIVAALARLERERQLLAMQGTEEPRGSYGAA
- a CDS encoding homoserine dehydrogenase, which encodes MRTVTVGVLGCGAVGQNILQLLERRKPIFDDLGVRIEVNGVLVRDAAKPRDVPPGTPLTSDPGFLQESSVVIEVLGGIEGPLALLRPYLRSGRPVITANKALLAECWDELREYALAGRLYYEASVMAGTPVIGPMSTVLRASTFTRLQAVLNGTCNYILTQMEGGKTYAQALAEAQALGYAEDPPTLDVGGFDSAHKLTVLARFCADGDFPYSAVRVQGIEDVTPEDVAAARAAGQRIKLVAELHREGSGWRASVSPQRLPATHPLCNEGASRNALVYEGEECGPLIFAGGGAGGMVTASAMVGDLLDWLIGFPGHVPLH
- a CDS encoding DEAD/DEAH box helicase → MNFDQLIAPELAARLQERGITEASPIQAESLPHTLAGRDLIGRARTGTGKTLAFALPIIQNLAPSRERGRLPRAIVIAPTRELAKQVAEEFSKSGPQLSTVTVYGGAAYGPQENALRRGVDVVVGTPGRLIDHLERGTLDLSAIQYAVLDEADEMLSVGFADAIETILQKTPETRQTLLFSATLNDEIHRIARQYLREPVVVDLVGEGKSQAAQSVEHLKVKVGRTRTRVLADLLTVYNPEKAIVFTRTKREADELALELIHRGIESEALHGDLAQSQRERALGAFRSGRVGVLVATDVAARGLDIPEVDLVVQYHLPQDPESYVHRSGRTGRAGRTGTAIVMYGEREGRELRFLEQRTGVQFKERALPTPKEVQAASARASADLVRKVEAEAARPFQAEAERLFSELGLEALARALAKISGVTEPVQAASLLSGEEGLTTLILHGERLSVPRTVALIARNSDVDTRRLGKVRQWRGGTVADVPSEYVEKLLTASPLEGDIRVEVAQELPELFEAPAREGRQGGSGYRGGFRDEGGYRGGRGSGAQGGRGSFSNREGGYRGGQGRWSRDRDDRERRREDYSDREFVPSGR
- a CDS encoding NUDIX hydrolase; the encoded protein is MARRDLLVAAGVLRDKFGRVLLVGNDWQGLGRVRYTLPGGMVEPGETLLEALYREIAEETGLKLTGIKHMAYTVHIEDERRGERAVAVAFEATWEGLLNPSDPDGFIVEARFCPPDEAVELLESPPMREPLHDYLRTGEPGRFYAFKGWDGRGGLRVPPLRAESPR